ACGCGGGTGCTCGTGGAGGAACCGATCGCCGATGTGTTCCTCGGCCATCTGCGGGAGGCCGTCGCCCATATGACGGTGGGCGATCCGCGCGAAGCGACGACGCGCGTGGGTCCGCTGATCCATCCCGAGCATTTCGAGCGCGTACAGGGCTTTGTCGCCCGCGCCCGCAAGGAAGGCGTGGAACTGCTGTGGGGCGGTGAGCGTCACGATCAAGGCGAGCTCTACTTCCAGCCCACGCTCATCGCCGGGGCACGCCGTGACCAGGAAATCTTCCAATCGGAGGTGTTTGGTCCGGTGCTGACCTGGAATACGTTCAGGAGCGACGACGAAGTCATTGAGATCGCCAACGCCACGAAATACGGCCTTGCGGCTACGTTGTTCACCGGCAACGAAGCGCGCGCGATACGCATCGCGTCAGGCGTGGTCGCCGGCACGGTCTGGGTGAATTGTTTTTTCGTCCGTGAGCTTGCCGCGCCGTTTGGTGGCGCGCGCCATTCCGGCATCGGCCGCGAGGGCGGGACGTGGAGCTTCGACTTCTATTGCGACATCAAGAACGTCGCGGTCCGCAAAGGCTCATTCGCGCAGGCGGGAGGCTGACATGGTGCAAGTCACGGAGCTTGGATACCTCACGCTCGGCGTAAAGAATCTCGGTCGCTGGAAGTCCTTCGCGGGCGAAGTCCTGGGCGTCGAAGTCGCCGATGGTGGCAGGCCGGATCGCTGCTACCTCCGCATGGACTATTGGCATCACCGGATCGTCCTTGAAGAAAACGGGGCGGACGACCTGATGTCGCTCGGCCTCCGTGTCGCCGGACAGGATGAGTTCCGCGAGATCGCGAAACGGCTGGAAGCGGCAGGGGCAAGCGTCCGCGTCGGATCGTTCGAGGAGGCATATGAGCGCCATGTGCTCGAAGTAATGATGCTCCAGGACCCCAGCGGCTACGAGATCGAGATTTTCCACGGGCCGCATGTTTTGGCGGACAAGCCCTTCCATCCCGGCCGCCGCATGCACGGGCGATTCAAGACCGGCAGCGGCGGCTTGGGGCACGCGATGATCCGCGAAACGGTCGGGCAGGAAAAGACCTATGCCTTCTATAAGCTGCTCGGCATGCGTGGCGGCGTCGAATACCGCGTGCCGGTGCCGGGCCTGCATCGTCCCGCCGACCTGGTGTTCCTGCATTGCAACGACCGAGACCACACGCTGGCGTTCAGCGGTCCCGGCAAGAAGCGCATCAACCATCTGATGTTCGAGGTCGAGAATTTCGACGATGTCGGTCTCGCCTACGAGACCGTCAAGAAGGCGGGGATCTCCGTCGGCATCCAGCCGGGCCGTCACGCGAACGACCAGATGTACTCGTTCTACTTCATGAACCCGTCGGGCTTCATGTCCGAGATCGGCTGGGGCGCGCGCTCGTCGACGCACCAGTCCGAATACTATCAACGTGACATCTCCGGGCAC
The nucleotide sequence above comes from Rhizomicrobium sp.. Encoded proteins:
- a CDS encoding VOC family protein; translated protein: MVQVTELGYLTLGVKNLGRWKSFAGEVLGVEVADGGRPDRCYLRMDYWHHRIVLEENGADDLMSLGLRVAGQDEFREIAKRLEAAGASVRVGSFEEAYERHVLEVMMLQDPSGYEIEIFHGPHVLADKPFHPGRRMHGRFKTGSGGLGHAMIRETVGQEKTYAFYKLLGMRGGVEYRVPVPGLHRPADLVFLHCNDRDHTLAFSGPGKKRINHLMFEVENFDDVGLAYETVKKAGISVGIQPGRHANDQMYSFYFMNPSGFMSEIGWGARSSTHQSEYYQRDISGHDTVAGVVAPNMEPV